The following DNA comes from Planctomycetota bacterium.
GCCCAGGCAGAAGGACGTCAAGATCCAGCCCGTGCCGCCCGAGGAGAGCAGCGGGAGCGCGATGCCCTTGGTGGGCGCCAGGCCCGTGACGACCGCGAGGTTGATGACGGCCTGCAGACCGATGGTCGCGATGACGCCGAACGCGAACAGGCGCAGGGCGGCAAGGGGCTCGCGCCGGACGATCGACCACCCGCAGGCCATCAGGGCGGCAAAGAGCAGGCAGACCACGCCCGCGCCGGCGATGCCGAGTTCCTCGCAGATGATCGGGAAGATGAAATCAGTACGGTCCTCGGGGAGGTAGCCGAACTTCTGCAGGCCGTGCCCCAGCCCGCGCCCCCAGCCCTCGCCGTTGGCGATGGCGATGAGCGACTGGATGGTGTGATAGCCGATGCCCTGCGGGTCGGCGTAGGGGTCGACGAAGGCCAGGATGCGCTTCACGCGGTAGTCGCTGGTGAGGATGGCGAACACCACGCCCGCGACGGCGAGGGGCGCAAAGATCATGAACTGCCACAGGCGGGCGCCGGCCGCGATCAGCACCAGCGACGACACGCCCGCGATGAGCACGCCCGTGCCGAGGTCTTCCTTCACGATGAGGGCCGACACGCCCCCGATGCAGAGCAGCGCGGGGACCAGCCCGCCCCAGAACCGATGGATGCGCGGCGCCGCCGCCGCTCCGTACCACGCGAGCAGCCCGACCATGCCCCACTTGGCGATCTCGCTGGGCTGCACGGAGAGCGCGTCGCCCAGCCCGGGCACCGGCAGACGCAGCCACCGGCGCGCGCCGTTGATCTCCTTCGACAGCCCGGGCACGTACACCAGCGCACACACCGCGACCAGCGCGAGCGACGCGATCAGCAGCCCCCGCGCCGCGGGCGACAGCACGCCCCCCTCATGCCCGCCGAGACGCGCCGGGGCGAAGAACCCCGAGGCGGCCCCCCCCGCGTCCAGCGATTCGGCGAACCGGCGGACCGGCAGCATGGCGCCGATGCACATGGCGCCCAGGGCCAGGGCCATGTAGATCGTGGACCGCGAGAGCAGGATGGACTCGGCGGTGATGGCCGGAGCGACGTTCTCGCCGCTGGGCGAGGCGACGCGCATGTCGGCGCTGTTCACCATGACCACGCCGATGGTGAGCAGGCAGAGGGCGATGAGCGCGATGAAATGCCCGAGGCGGAGCATGGCCCGTAGATATCGGCGAGGCGGGGCGGGCGCGTGGAAAACCGGGTGCGAGTGTGCCTGTAGACTGCCCCCGGAGGTCTCATGCCCACCCGCCGCGATTTTCTCGCCGCCTCGGCCCTGGCCGCCGCGGCCCCCGTCTTCGCCGCCGCGCCCCATCGACGCCAGCCGGGCACCCCGCCCGCCCGGCGCAACCCGATCTGCGTCTCGACCTACTCGTTCTGGCAGTTCAACGAAGGCATGCGCCTGCCGGTGGACGAGTGCATCCGCCAGGCGGCGGCCATGGGGTTCGACGGCGTCGAGATCCTCCATCGCCAGATGGACGCCGAGGACAACGCCTCGCTCCAGCGCCTCAAGCAGGTCGCCCTCCTCGAGGGCTGCCCGCTCGTGGGGTTCTCGATCCACCAGGGCTTCGTCCACGCCGACCCCGCCGAACGCGCCAAGAACGTCGCCCACACCCGCCGCTGCCTCGAACTCGCCGGGGCGATGGGCATCCCCACCATGCGCGTCAACACCGGACGCTGGGGCACCACCAAGGACTTCAACCAGCTCATGAAGGACCGGGGCGTCGAGCCACCGATCCCGGGCGTCGCGGAAGACACCGCCTTCGGCTGGGTCATCGACGCGCTGGGCGAATGCGTCGAGGTCGCCGCCCGCGAGGGCGTGACGATGGGCCTGGAGAACCACTGGGGGCTGGGCCTGACGCCGCAGGGCGTGCTGCGCATCACCCAGGCGGTGAACTCGCCCTGGCTGCGCTGCACGCTCGACACCGGGAACTTCCTCGAAGACCCGTACGAGCGGCTCGAACTCATGGCCCCGCACACCTGCTTCGTGCAGGCCAAGACGTACTTCGGGGGCGGCAAGTGGTACACCCTCGATCTCGACTACCCCCGCATCGCGGCCATGCTCCGCCGCAACGACTACCGCGGGTGGATCAGCCTCGAGTACGAGGGGCTCGAAGACTGGAAAACCGCCATCCCCAAGAGCCTCGCCGTGCTGCGCGGAGCATTCGGGGAAAGGGACTAGGCACTGGGGACTGGGGACTGCCTACCGGAGTACCTTCAGCCCCACGGTGCGTTGCAGTTCTTCGACCGGGCGGGCGACGAGGTCGTAGCCATCGCTCGCGACGATGACGCAGCGGACGAGTTCGCCGGGGCTGCGGCGATCGCGCGATTGCACGTAGGTCAGCCCGTCGATCTGCGGGGCCTGCGACGCGGTGCGCCCGGCGTAGAGGCGTCCGCCCGCGCCCACGCCGCTGGTCGCGCGCCCGGCGCTCGTGAGCGGGTGGTCGATGAGCACGTCGCGCACGACGCCCCGGGGCGAGCCGTCGGGGTTCGTGGGGCGGCGTTCGTCGAACCGGCCGGCGATCATCGCGGCGGCCTCGAACGCGATCTTCTGCTGCGCCTCCATCACCTCGTTGCGCCGGCGGGCCTTGGTCTCCGCGTCGACCGCGAGCGCCGGGTCGCGTTCCATCGTGCCCGCGACGGTGCCGTCCTCGTGGCTGTACTCGAACACACCCACGGCGTCGAATCGCATGTCCTCGACGAACTCCACGAGTTGGCGGTGGTCGTCCTCGGTCTCGCCGGGAAACCCGCTGATGAACGTCGTGCGGACGGTCATGCCCGGCACGCGCTCGCGCAGGCGGTTGATGACGCGGGCCTGCTGGGCGCGCGTCACGTTGCGGCGCATGAGGGCGAGCACGCGGTCGGAGGCGTGCTGCAGGGGGATGTCGAGGTAGGGCAGCAGCCGCCCGCGAGCGGCGAGCTCGCCGAAGGCGTCGATGATCGGGTCCGAGAAGTTGCTGGGGTAGGCGTACATGAGGCGCAGCCAGCCGCGGGTGCCCATCTCGTCCATGGTGTCGGAGAGCGCGCGGAGCAGGGCGGGCAGGCCGCCGGGCGCGCCCGGGACCGGCGATGCGCCCAGCCCGAGCCCGATGTCGTCGCCGAAGGACGTCGTGTCCTGGCCGATGAGCAGCAGTTCGAACGCGCCGTCGGCGAGGAGTTCGCGCGCCTCGGCCAGGATCGCGTCGGGGTGCTTGCTGCGCATCTTGCCCCGGATGCTGGGAATCGTGCAGAACGCGCAGTTCTGGTTGCACCCCTCGCTGATGCGCAGGTACGCGTAGTGCCGGGGCGTGAGGCGGAGGCGCGCCGAGTCGTCCTCGAAGTAGCCCAGCCCCTTGCCGTCCTTGCCGTGGACGGTGAGCCCGACGGTGGAGACGCCCCGTTCCTTCGCCGCGACGAGCGCGTTGCCGGCGATCCAGTACTTCGGGGCCTCATCGCCGACGGGCACGCTCCCCGCGCGGGCGGTCCGTTCGCCGAAGACGGCGTCGACGATGCGGTCGCGGTCGAAGACGCCGACCATGGCGTCGATGCCCGGGGCCCACTCGAGCATCTTGGCGCGGTGGCGCTGCACGAGACACCCGGCGACGACGACGCGGCGGACCTCGCCCCGCTCCTTCGCGGCGATGGCCTCCTTGATGACCCCGAGCGACTCGTCCTTGGAGGCTTCCAGAAAGCCGCAGGTGTTCACGACGACGGCGTCGGCCCCGCCGAAGGAGGGGTCGTCGGGAGCGCAGGGGACGGGCGCGATCCCGCTCTGGGCGAGCAGGCCGAGCATCTTCTCGCTGTCGACGAGGTTCTTGGGACACCCGAGGCTGACGAAGGCGACGGTGCGGCAGGCGTCGTCCGCCTTCTGGCGAACGCGGGCTCGCGGGGACTTTCTGGTGGGTCGGGGCATTGGCGAGGCAAGCGTAGGAAAGCCGGCAAAACAAAGCGGGGCGCACCGGTAGGCACGCCCCGCCCCTCTCGCTCCTCCGGACGCCGCTACGCCGCCATCGGCAGGGGATCAGACAGCATCGACGCGCGCATGCCGGCCATGGGGTAGTACCGCTCCATCGCCTCGCCCAGGGGGTTCGCCTCGGCGATGACGAACTGCACCGCGTGCCCCAGGCGCCAGCCGGTGAACTTGAGCGCCCGCACCAGCGCCTCGCGCGTGGTGCACAGCACCAGGTCCGACCCGCGGATCTCGAGCGGGAGCACGCGGAACTGCCACGCCTGGCGCCGGGAGATCACCTCCAGCACGCGGTGCTGCACCGGGAACGTGCGCGGGTCGACGTGCGGCGCGATGGTGTCGAACTGCTCGGCCCAGGCGCGTTCGACCGCGCCGGGGTTCACGCCGAACATCTGCTCGGCCAGCGCGCCGAAGGGCCCGCCCCGCTCCTTCTGCGCCGCCAGCACCGCGTCGCGCTGCGCCGCGGTCAGCACGCCGTGCTGCACGAGCAAATCACCCAGGTGAACAGTCCTCATCGCGCCGGTCCTCCGTGCCCCCGAGGATGCGCGGCTCGCCGCCGCCCATCGATCGGACCGCAGTGGATCGACGCCCCGCGCCCGCCCCGCGAGTCAACATGACGCAGGACCGCCCCCGCGCGCCGTGCGGCGCCGCGTGCGCCCGTCGCATGCGGCGCGACGGACAAATCGAGCACGCGGGCCGGCATCGCGCGGCGTGCGCGGATTCCGCTTGACGGTCGGGCGATGCAATTGCAGCGGGCGGGGCGTCCGAGAAGCCGCGGAGCCCGGGCGCACGGCCCGGCACGCAACGCACGCACCCCGCACGAGCGCCCGGCGCGATCGCTACACGCCGTAGACCTGCTCCGCCTTGTGCTCGAGGTGGCGCAGCAGCGCATCGTGCGAGAGCGCCTGCCCCGTCACACGCTCGCACAGCGCCCCGGCGGTGTACCGCCGCCCGGGCGCGTGGATGTGCTCGTTCAGCCACGCCTTCAGCCCGCCGAACTTCCCCTTCGCGATCTGCTTGGGCAGGTCCGGCAGGTCGTGCTGGATGCGCTCCCAGAACTGGGCGGCGTAGAGATTCCCCAGCGTGTACGTCGGGAAGTACCCGAACAGCCCGAGCGACCAGTGCACGTCCTGCAGGCAGCCCCGCCGGTCGTCGGGCACCTTCACGCCCAGGTACTCCTTGTACCGCCGGTTCCACTCGGCGGGAATCTCGCCCACCGCGATGTCGCCCCGCAGAATCGCGCGCTCCATCTCGAAGCGGATCATGACGTGCAGGTTGTACGTCGTCTCGTCGGCCTCGACGCGGATGAAGCTCGGCGTCACGGTGTTGGTCGCCGCGAAGAGGTCCTTGTGGTCCCACTTGTCGAGCGCCTTGCCGAAGAACTTGCGCGAGTGCGGCAACGCCCACTTCCAGAAGCCCTTGCTGCGACCCACGAAGTTCTCCCACATCCGCGACTGGCTCTCGTGGATGCCCAGCGAGACCGAGTCGGCGAGCGGCGTGCCGAAGTACGCCGACACGCCCCCGTCGGGCGTGCGCTTGAAGAGGCCCTGCTCGTACAGCCCGTGCCCGGCCTCGTGCATCGTGCCGTAGAGCGCGTCGGTGAAGCGCTCGTCGCGGTAGCGCGTCGTGAGGCGGACGTCCCCCGGGGCGATGCCCGAGCAGAACGGGTGCGCGGTGGTGTCGAGACGCCCGCCCTCCAGGTCAAAGCCCATCGCGCGCAGCACGAACAGCCCGAACGCGTGCTGGCGCTCCGCCGGCACCTTCACGTCTAGGCACTTCGTGCTCACCTTCGCCCCCGACTCACGCACACGCCCGATGAGATCGCTCAGCCGCGCACGCAGCGGCGTGAACACCGCCTCGATCTGCGCGGCCGTCGCCTCGGGCTCGTACAGGTCCAGCAGCGCGTCGTACGACTCGCCCCCCTCCCGGAACCCGAGGCACTCGGCCTTGCGGCGCATCAGCACCACGACCTGCTCGAGCCACGGGCGGAACAGCGCGAAGTTGTTGTCGGCACGCGCCTTCTTCCATACCTCCTGCGCCTCGCTCGTCGTCTTGGCGATCTCCGCGACCAGGTCCTTGGGCAGCTTCGTCAGCCGGTCGTAGTCCCGGCGCATTTCGCGCAGGTTCGCGCGTGCAACCTCGTCGCCCTGCAGCCCCTTGTCGCCCTCGCACGTCGCGAGCAACTCGCCCAGACGCGGGCTGGTGCGGCGTTCGTGCACGAGGCCCGCCAAGATCGACGCGGTCTCGGCCCGGGCCGCGGCGCCCTGCGCGGGCATGTACGTTTCCTGGTCCCACGATGCGAGGTGGGCCGCGGATTCCAGCAGCGCGCTCTCGCGCAGGTGCGCACACAACGCCGCGTACGGCGTGCCGGGCTCCGGCGGGCGAACATCAGGGGCGGGGCTGGCGGGCGGGTTCGTGCGGGCCAATGTCCGGAGCTCCTTTCCGACGGTGCGGTACGCAGTGTATTGGCCGCCCCGCCGCTGCGTCCGACCCCGCCCGCGCGCCGGTACCCTCAGCCATGACCGGACGCGCTCCGTCCTTGTGGTTTGACGCCCACCTCGATCTTGCCTATCTCGCCGTCACCGGACGCGATCTCCGCGCTCCCCTCGCCACCCTCGCGCTCCCCGACGCCCCCGCGGGCCCGCACCGCCCCGCGGGCGTAACGCTGCCGGCCCTGCGCGAGGGCGGCGTGCACCTGTTCCTCGCGACCATCTTCACCGAGGTCATGCCCCCGGGAGAGCCCGTGCCGCCCGGCCCCGAAGGACACGCCTCCTACACGTTCGGCGACGCCGACGGCGCGTACCGACGCGCCAGGGGCCAGCTCGAGGTCTACCTCTCCCTCGCGGAGGGCGGCGTGCTCTCCCTCGATCTGCCGCGCGCCCTGCGCGCGCCCGAGGGCGTGGGCGAGATCCGCGGGGGCATGGGCGTCGCCGAGGTCGTGCCCCCTTCGATCGACGCCCGCGTCGCCGCCGCCACGCGCGCCGGGCGTCCGCTTGTGGGCATCCTCATGGAGAACGCCGACCCGATCCGGTCGCCCGCCGACCTGGAATGGTGGGTCGAGCGGGGCGTGTGCGCCGTGGGGCTCACGTGGGCGCGTTCGTCGCGCTACGCGACGGGCAACGGCGCGCCGCCCGGCGAACGAGTCGGACTCACGCCCCTGGGGCACGAACTCGTCCGCGAGATGGATCGCCTGGGCGTGCTGCACGACGCCTCGCACCTCTCCGACCGGGCGCTCGAGGACCTCTTCGAGGCGACGCCGCGGGTGGTCGTGGCGAGCCACAGCAACTGCCGCGCGTTGCTCGATCGCGACGGACGCCCGCCGAACCAGCGCCACCTGACCGACCGGGCGATCCGCGAGATCGTGCGCCGGGGGGGCGTTGTGGGGCTCAATCTGTATTCGCCGTTCGTGTCGCGCCAGGGCGAGGACCGCCGCGCGACGATCGACGAGGCGATCGCGCACGTCGAACGCGTGTGCGAACTGGCGGGCTCGATGCGTCACGTCGGGCTTGGCAGCGATATCGACGGCGGATTCGGCGCCGACCGCCTGCCCGCGGGCATCGACCGCCCCGCCGACTACCGCAAGCTGGCCGAGGCGCTCGCCCGGCGGGGCTGGACACGCGAGCAGCTCGACGACTTCGCGTGGCGGAACTGGGCCCGCGTGCTGGCGGGGGACGCCGCGCCCTAGTGCCCGGTGCCCAGTCCCCAGTCCCCAGTGCCTTCTCGCTCAGTACGCCGCGGGCGCGTCGTGGAGGGCGGAGGACTCGTCGGAGACGGTCCGCACGCGTTCGCCGGGCATGGGGCTGAAGCGCGAGCCGTAGAGCGGCAGCTTGCGGTTCGAGGTGCTCTTGGGGATGAGCGGGGCGGCCATCACGGTCAGCGCCATCAGGATGACGTTGATCACCAGCATCGGCAGCAGCCCGCTCGCGCCCAGCGTGATCAGGATGCTGACGCTCACCACGAGCGCCAGCGCCACGGGGATCACGAACTGCCAGGCCATCATCATGACCTGGTCGTACCGCATGCGGGGAATCGTCCAGCGGATGACCATGCTGAACACCGCGACGCCCACGACCTTGCCGAAGAACACCCCGATCTTCGTCAGCACGCCCCACACCGTCACGTTGTCCGGGCTCGTGAGCTCGTTCAGCCCGGGGATGAACGGCACGTGGTACCCGCCGAAGAAGATCAGCACCAGGAACGCCGAGCTCGTCACCAGGTGCGCGTACTCCGCCAGGAAGTACAGCGCGAACCGCATCGACGAATACTCGGTGTGGTACCCCCCCACCAGTTCCTGCTCGGCCTCGGCGTTGTCGAACGGGGCCCGGTTGGCCTCCGCCAGGATCGCGATGAAGAAGATCAACGCCGCCAGCGGCTGGGCCAGCACGCCCCACCCCTCGCTCACCTGCAGGCGGACGATCGAGTCGGGCAGCACCGTGCCGTAGTACAGCAGGGCCGCGAGCAGCGCGAGCCCGAGGGGAATCTCGTACGAGATCATCTGGGCGCTGGCGCGCAGCCCGCCCAGGAACGAGTACTTGTTGTTGCTCGCCCAGCCCCCCAGCGTGACGCCGTAGACCCCCAGCGACGCGACGGCCAGCAGATAGATGATCCCGACGTTGATCGACGCGCCGGCGATGGCGACGGTCGTGCCCTCGGTGACGTTGCCGAGGAACGGGACGTCGCCGTTCCAGTGCCCGCCCCAGGGGATCACGATGAACCCCATGAGCGCGGGCGTCACGATGATGATCGGGGCCAGGGTGAACAGCACCTTGTCCACGCGGGTGGGGGTGTAGTCCTCCTTGAGCATGAACTTGATGCCGTCGGCCAGCGGCTGGCCGAAGCCCAGGCAGCCCTTCAGGAACTTCAGCGCCGGCAGGCCGAAATCGAACCCCGTGCGGTTGGGGCCGATGCGGTCCTGGATGTACGCGGAGAACTTGCGCTCGGCCTGCACGAGGTAGGCGACGAGAATGAGGATGACGTGCACGATCGCGATGATGACGATCGCGGAAGTGACGAGTTGGGGGGTGACCCAGTCAAAGAGGCCGCTCATGGGGCAAGAGTGTAGCGGCACTCGACGAGCCCAAGCCGTACGAGCCCGACGCGCTCCGAGCCCGACGCGCTCCGAGCCCGACGCGCTCCGAGCCCGACGCGCAAACGAGGGTCCGTTTCAGTCCTCCCCCTTGGGGGAGGTGGCGAGTCTGCGAGCCGGAGGGGGCTACCCGTCCATCGATCCGCGATCCGGCGTCGGTGATGCGGGGGCTTGGTGGTGCCGCGCACCCCGAATCTTCCCCGTCCGCAGAACCCGCGCTTGCGCTTGACCGAATCTCCTTTCCATGCTCTAGTGGCCTTTTCGGTTTCATGGCCAACTCGCGGGGTATGCAAAGGGGTGCGTGATGCGGCGTGTTTTCGGACCGGCCCGCTCTGGGCTTTCGTGCGCTCGGCTTTCGTGCGCGGCTGTGATTTCCCTGGCGGGCCTGGCCTCTGGCCAGCCGATTGACCGGCCCAGCATCCAGCCGACTCCCCATGCATTCCCCGCCTTCACCCACGCCCACGACGAGCAGCCCGGCTGGGCCGCGTGCTCGTGCCACAAGGCCGACATGCTCCGCGCCCGCATCGAGCGTGGCCTGCCGATCGGTGAGCCCGAGCTGCCCGGGTACTCGGACCGCGAGGCGATGGCCGACACCGACGTCATCTCGAACGACATCGACATCGAGATCTTCCCGACGACCGAGGTCATCTCGGGCTCGAACACCATCCGCGTGCGCTCGCTGGTCGATGGCCTGACGCAGTTCACCTACCGCCTGCGCGGCAACTTCACGGTGCAGCGCGGGCTCAGCGGCAACGCGGCGGACACCAACCGCGTGACGCTCAACGGCACGACGGTCGCCGTCAGCACCACGCCCCCGACGAACAACGCGACCTACGGGCGCACCGTGACGCTCGATCGCCCGTACAACGCGGGCGAGGAGTTCACGGTCCGCATCGACTACACCGGCGTGGCGGTCTCGCGCGGGTTCGGGTCGATCGAGTTCGGGACGACGAGCGCCGGCAACCCGGTGGTCGCCACGCTGAGCGAGCCCTACTACGCCGCCACGTGGGTGCCCGTGAAGGACGGCGAGGTGACGCAGGCGGGCGACAACATCGACCGCGCGACGTTCGCGCTCGCGGTGACGGCGCCGTCGAACCTCCGCACGACGGCCAACGGGCTGCTCGAGAGCGTGACGCCCCTCTCGGGCGGGCGCACGCGCTACCGCTGGGTGACGAACTACACGCAGCCGACGTACCTGGCCGCGTTCTGCACCACGGTGTACAACACCTGGACCGTGAACTACTCGTACCCGCTGCCCGGCGGGGGCACGGGCACGATGCCCGTCGAGTTCCACATCTATCCGAACAGCGACACGCCCAGCAACCGCGACGCGTGGGAAGTCTGCGTGCCGATGATGGCGGCGTACCGCCCGGTCTTCGGCGAGTACCCGTTCATCAACGAGAAGTACGGCATCTATCAGTTCCCCTTCGGGGGCGGGATGGAGCATCAGACCAACAGCGGGCAGGGCGGGTTCGGACAGTCGCTCACGGCGCACGAACTCGTGCATCAGTGGTGGGGCGACATGGTCACCTGCCGCACCTGGAACGACATCTGGCTGAACGAGGGGTTCGCGACCTACGGCGAGGCGCTGTGGGAGGAGCGCAAGCCCGGATCCAGCGGGCTCCCGGCGCTGCACGCCGCGATGGCCGCCCGTCGCCCGTCGGCGGTCGGCGATTCGGTGTACGTCTACGACACGAGCTCGGTGAACCGCATCTTCAGCAGCAACTACTCGTACCGCAAGGGCGGATGGGTGGTGCACATGCTGCGCAAGGTCGTGGGCGACGAAACGTTCGTGAACATCCTGGCCGAGCATCGCGCCCGCTTCGCGTTCTCGGCCGCCTCCACCGATGACTTCGTTGCGACCGCCAGCGACGTCGCCGGGCAGGACATGACGCGGTTCTTCCAGCAGTGGGTCTACGGCATCGGGGCGCCCGCGTACGCCAGCGGCTGGCAGAACGTCGCCATCAACGGGCAGAACTACCTGCGCCTGCGCGTCCGTCAGACGCAGGACACCGGCTGGCCCGGGCTCGGCACGCCCGCCGACGCCTTCGTCATGCCCATCGACGTCCGCCTCGACAGCGCGCAGGGCCCGTCGACCGTCACCATCATGAACACGAGCCGCTCGCAGCACTTCCTGATCCCCGTCGCCAGCCCCGTCAGCGGCGTCACGCTCGACGAGTTCACTTGGATCCTCGAGACCGGCAAGGCCAACGAGGCGTACGTCGCCGGCCCGCCCAAGGTCATCTCCGCCTCGCCCGCGCCGGGCGAAGCCCTCGACGACTCGCCC
Coding sequences within:
- a CDS encoding putative peptidoglycan glycosyltransferase FtsW, whose translation is MLRLGHFIALIALCLLTIGVVMVNSADMRVASPSGENVAPAITAESILLSRSTIYMALALGAMCIGAMLPVRRFAESLDAGGAASGFFAPARLGGHEGGVLSPAARGLLIASLALVAVCALVYVPGLSKEINGARRWLRLPVPGLGDALSVQPSEIAKWGMVGLLAWYGAAAAPRIHRFWGGLVPALLCIGGVSALIVKEDLGTGVLIAGVSSLVLIAAGARLWQFMIFAPLAVAGVVFAILTSDYRVKRILAFVDPYADPQGIGYHTIQSLIAIANGEGWGRGLGHGLQKFGYLPEDRTDFIFPIICEELGIAGAGVVCLLFAALMACGWSIVRREPLAALRLFAFGVIATIGLQAVINLAVVTGLAPTKGIALPLLSSGGTGWILTSFCLGLVISIERTQDAPDHSRALAAA
- a CDS encoding sugar phosphate isomerase/epimerase family protein, coding for MPTRRDFLAASALAAAAPVFAAAPHRRQPGTPPARRNPICVSTYSFWQFNEGMRLPVDECIRQAAAMGFDGVEILHRQMDAEDNASLQRLKQVALLEGCPLVGFSIHQGFVHADPAERAKNVAHTRRCLELAGAMGIPTMRVNTGRWGTTKDFNQLMKDRGVEPPIPGVAEDTAFGWVIDALGECVEVAAREGVTMGLENHWGLGLTPQGVLRITQAVNSPWLRCTLDTGNFLEDPYERLELMAPHTCFVQAKTYFGGGKWYTLDLDYPRIAAMLRRNDYRGWISLEYEGLEDWKTAIPKSLAVLRGAFGERD
- the rimO gene encoding 30S ribosomal protein S12 methylthiotransferase RimO — its product is MPRPTRKSPRARVRQKADDACRTVAFVSLGCPKNLVDSEKMLGLLAQSGIAPVPCAPDDPSFGGADAVVVNTCGFLEASKDESLGVIKEAIAAKERGEVRRVVVAGCLVQRHRAKMLEWAPGIDAMVGVFDRDRIVDAVFGERTARAGSVPVGDEAPKYWIAGNALVAAKERGVSTVGLTVHGKDGKGLGYFEDDSARLRLTPRHYAYLRISEGCNQNCAFCTIPSIRGKMRSKHPDAILAEARELLADGAFELLLIGQDTTSFGDDIGLGLGASPVPGAPGGLPALLRALSDTMDEMGTRGWLRLMYAYPSNFSDPIIDAFGELAARGRLLPYLDIPLQHASDRVLALMRRNVTRAQQARVINRLRERVPGMTVRTTFISGFPGETEDDHRQLVEFVEDMRFDAVGVFEYSHEDGTVAGTMERDPALAVDAETKARRRNEVMEAQQKIAFEAAAMIAGRFDERRPTNPDGSPRGVVRDVLIDHPLTSAGRATSGVGAGGRLYAGRTASQAPQIDGLTYVQSRDRRSPGELVRCVIVASDGYDLVARPVEELQRTVGLKVLR
- a CDS encoding carboxypeptidase M32, which gives rise to MARTNPPASPAPDVRPPEPGTPYAALCAHLRESALLESAAHLASWDQETYMPAQGAAARAETASILAGLVHERRTSPRLGELLATCEGDKGLQGDEVARANLREMRRDYDRLTKLPKDLVAEIAKTTSEAQEVWKKARADNNFALFRPWLEQVVVLMRRKAECLGFREGGESYDALLDLYEPEATAAQIEAVFTPLRARLSDLIGRVRESGAKVSTKCLDVKVPAERQHAFGLFVLRAMGFDLEGGRLDTTAHPFCSGIAPGDVRLTTRYRDERFTDALYGTMHEAGHGLYEQGLFKRTPDGGVSAYFGTPLADSVSLGIHESQSRMWENFVGRSKGFWKWALPHSRKFFGKALDKWDHKDLFAATNTVTPSFIRVEADETTYNLHVMIRFEMERAILRGDIAVGEIPAEWNRRYKEYLGVKVPDDRRGCLQDVHWSLGLFGYFPTYTLGNLYAAQFWERIQHDLPDLPKQIAKGKFGGLKAWLNEHIHAPGRRYTAGALCERVTGQALSHDALLRHLEHKAEQVYGV
- a CDS encoding membrane dipeptidase, whose amino-acid sequence is MTGRAPSLWFDAHLDLAYLAVTGRDLRAPLATLALPDAPAGPHRPAGVTLPALREGGVHLFLATIFTEVMPPGEPVPPGPEGHASYTFGDADGAYRRARGQLEVYLSLAEGGVLSLDLPRALRAPEGVGEIRGGMGVAEVVPPSIDARVAAATRAGRPLVGILMENADPIRSPADLEWWVERGVCAVGLTWARSSRYATGNGAPPGERVGLTPLGHELVREMDRLGVLHDASHLSDRALEDLFEATPRVVVASHSNCRALLDRDGRPPNQRHLTDRAIREIVRRGGVVGLNLYSPFVSRQGEDRRATIDEAIAHVERVCELAGSMRHVGLGSDIDGGFGADRLPAGIDRPADYRKLAEALARRGWTREQLDDFAWRNWARVLAGDAAP
- a CDS encoding complex I subunit 1 family protein; the encoded protein is MSGLFDWVTPQLVTSAIVIIAIVHVILILVAYLVQAERKFSAYIQDRIGPNRTGFDFGLPALKFLKGCLGFGQPLADGIKFMLKEDYTPTRVDKVLFTLAPIIIVTPALMGFIVIPWGGHWNGDVPFLGNVTEGTTVAIAGASINVGIIYLLAVASLGVYGVTLGGWASNNKYSFLGGLRASAQMISYEIPLGLALLAALLYYGTVLPDSIVRLQVSEGWGVLAQPLAALIFFIAILAEANRAPFDNAEAEQELVGGYHTEYSSMRFALYFLAEYAHLVTSSAFLVLIFFGGYHVPFIPGLNELTSPDNVTVWGVLTKIGVFFGKVVGVAVFSMVIRWTIPRMRYDQVMMMAWQFVIPVALALVVSVSILITLGASGLLPMLVINVILMALTVMAAPLIPKSTSNRKLPLYGSRFSPMPGERVRTVSDESSALHDAPAAY
- a CDS encoding M1 family aminopeptidase; this translates as MISLAGLASGQPIDRPSIQPTPHAFPAFTHAHDEQPGWAACSCHKADMLRARIERGLPIGEPELPGYSDREAMADTDVISNDIDIEIFPTTEVISGSNTIRVRSLVDGLTQFTYRLRGNFTVQRGLSGNAADTNRVTLNGTTVAVSTTPPTNNATYGRTVTLDRPYNAGEEFTVRIDYTGVAVSRGFGSIEFGTTSAGNPVVATLSEPYYAATWVPVKDGEVTQAGDNIDRATFALAVTAPSNLRTTANGLLESVTPLSGGRTRYRWVTNYTQPTYLAAFCTTVYNTWTVNYSYPLPGGGTGTMPVEFHIYPNSDTPSNRDAWEVCVPMMAAYRPVFGEYPFINEKYGIYQFPFGGGMEHQTNSGQGGFGQSLTAHELVHQWWGDMVTCRTWNDIWLNEGFATYGEALWEERKPGSSGLPALHAAMAARRPSAVGDSVYVYDTSSVNRIFSSNYSYRKGGWVVHMLRKVVGDETFVNILAEHRARFAFSAASTDDFVATASDVAGQDMTRFFQQWVYGIGAPAYASGWQNVAINGQNYLRLRVRQTQDTGWPGLGTPADAFVMPIDVRLDSAQGPSTVTIMNTSRSQHFLIPVASPVSGVTLDEFTWILETGKANEAYVAGPPKVISASPAPGEALDDSPASIVVGFSDNVTVPAPQVTLSGPSGAVPVSVSYNATTWRATITPQGTLAPGAYTLTLGTGITANALALDGEIAGGALPSGNGLAGGAASIAFTVSGGAPCDPDFNADGNVDQDDIACLAQVVAGDPSCSTADPDFNGDGNVDQDDIAALEQVVGGAECP